The following proteins come from a genomic window of Lolium rigidum isolate FL_2022 chromosome 5, APGP_CSIRO_Lrig_0.1, whole genome shotgun sequence:
- the LOC124653192 gene encoding protein yippee-like, with product MGRLFLMSLAPTGTIYSCKHCDTPLAYAHQILSRLFRCKHGKAYLFDKVVNVNAGEQDDRMMTTGLHTVCDIFCVTCGSILGWKYVSAFEKEQRYKEGKFILERFKINSGSPTGRVQLWAEHDGRRSSSEDDDQGAA from the exons ATGGGGCGGCTGTTCTTGATGAGCCTTGCGCCGACGGGGACAATCTATTCCTGCAAGCACTGCGACACTCCCCTCGCCTACGCACACCAAATCCTCTCCAGG TTGTTCCGCTGCAAGCACGGCAAGGCCTACCTCTTCGACAAGGT TGTGAATGTGAATGCCGGGGAGCAGGACGACCGGATGATGACCACGGGCCTGCACACCGTCTGCGACATCTTCTGCGTTACCTGCGGATCGATCCTCGGGTGGAAATAC GTGTCTGCATTTGAGAAGGAGCAGAGGTACAAGGAGGGCAAGTTCATCCTCGAGAG GTTCAAGATAAACTCTGGCAGCCCTACTGGCCGTGTCCAGCTGTGGGCCGAGCATGACGGCCGCAGAAGCTctagcgaggacgatgatcagGGCGCCGCGTGA